From Bacillota bacterium, the proteins below share one genomic window:
- the pdxT gene encoding pyridoxal 5'-phosphate synthase glutaminase subunit PdxT yields the protein MEEHNLAVTRTDTTESVTIGVLALQGDFEAHLRMLERCGVNGKEVRTAQQLQEVDGLIIPGGESTTIMKLMQRYGIDAVLQQRARAGMPVYGTCAGLIVMAHEIEGYPQQPRLGLLDVAVARNAFGRQVDSFEIDLPVPKLGDPPIRAVFIRAPYVTRTGEGVEVLASLDSKIVLVQQNNLLGGAFHPELTDDLRLHCYFVEMVRAYRRQQ from the coding sequence ATGGAGGAACACAACTTAGCGGTGACACGGACGGATACCACGGAGAGTGTAACTATCGGCGTGCTTGCGCTGCAGGGTGACTTCGAGGCGCACCTGCGGATGCTGGAGCGGTGCGGGGTGAATGGTAAGGAGGTTCGCACGGCGCAGCAGTTGCAGGAGGTGGACGGCTTAATCATCCCAGGCGGCGAGAGCACGACCATCATGAAGTTGATGCAGCGGTATGGCATCGATGCGGTGCTGCAGCAACGTGCCAGGGCAGGGATGCCGGTATACGGTACCTGCGCAGGCTTGATTGTGATGGCGCATGAGATTGAGGGCTATCCCCAGCAGCCCCGGCTGGGTTTACTGGATGTGGCGGTGGCGCGAAACGCTTTCGGCAGGCAGGTGGATAGCTTTGAGATAGACCTGCCTGTGCCCAAACTGGGCGACCCTCCCATTCGCGCGGTGTTCATTCGTGCGCCGTATGTGACCCGAACCGGCGAAGGCGTGGAGGTGCTGGCAAGTCTGGACAGCAAAATCGTACTGGTACAGCAGAACAACCTGCTGGGCGGCGCGTTTCATCCGGAGCTGACGGATGACCTGCGGCTACATTGTTATTTCGTGGAGATGGTGCGTGCCTATCGAAGGCAACAGTGA
- a CDS encoding response regulator transcription factor, whose translation MATPKHKGSDERSVKLTKREIEVLSLIIEGRSSKEVADLLFVSKRTVDFHLANIYDKLQVSNRVQAFRRAASLGLIPFDTQKPPYAES comes from the coding sequence ATGGCTACACCGAAGCACAAAGGTTCTGATGAGCGCTCGGTTAAGCTGACGAAGCGCGAGATCGAGGTGCTGTCGCTGATTATCGAAGGTCGTTCCAGCAAGGAAGTGGCCGACCTTCTGTTCGTCAGCAAGCGCACCGTGGACTTCCATCTCGCCAACATTTACGACAAGCTGCAGGTATCGAACCGCGTTCAGGCTTTCCGGCGTGCCGCCAGCCTCGGTTTGATACCTTTCGATACCCAGAAACCCCCTTATGCCGAGTCCTAA
- a CDS encoding coenzyme F420-0:L-glutamate ligase, translating into MQWSPNPGKELTRTFEGRVWARYPVRTHVVQPGEDIAEVVRQYAAPHLQQGDILVISEKVVAICQKRAFPVEEIQPRPLARWLSRFVTKTPHGIGIGSPVTMELALREAGVWRILLAAAVAAVTKPLGIRGMFYRVAGRNVAAIDGPTPYTLPPYNRYASLAPKNPNKVAQRLADELGVPVAIVDANDLGVEVLGASHGLNRALAVELFRDNPLGQGSQQTPLCILRRVG; encoded by the coding sequence ATGCAATGGTCACCGAATCCTGGTAAAGAACTTACGCGCACGTTTGAAGGGCGGGTCTGGGCGCGTTACCCGGTGCGCACCCACGTGGTGCAGCCGGGGGAAGACATCGCGGAGGTCGTGCGACAATATGCCGCGCCGCACCTTCAACAGGGCGATATTCTGGTAATCAGCGAGAAGGTTGTGGCGATTTGCCAGAAGCGTGCGTTTCCGGTAGAGGAAATTCAGCCCCGTCCTCTGGCGCGGTGGCTGAGCCGGTTTGTGACCAAAACCCCGCACGGCATCGGCATCGGCAGTCCGGTCACGATGGAGCTGGCACTGCGCGAGGCAGGGGTATGGCGTATCCTGCTGGCGGCTGCGGTAGCAGCAGTGACCAAACCGCTCGGCATTCGCGGCATGTTCTACCGCGTTGCCGGACGCAACGTGGCAGCGATAGACGGCCCCACCCCCTATACCCTGCCTCCATATAACCGTTACGCCTCCCTTGCTCCGAAGAACCCGAACAAGGTGGCTCAGCGCCTTGCGGACGAGCTGGGAGTGCCGGTGGCTATCGTGGACGCCAACGATTTGGGCGTGGAGGTACTCGGCGCGAGCCATGGGCTGAACCGCGCACTGGCGGTGGAATTGTTCCGCGATAACCCGCTGGGGCAGGGCAGTCAGCAAACGCCGCTGTGTATCCTGCGTCGCGTTGGCTAG